The segment ATTGTAatgagtatgtatgtatgtatgtatgcagcTACTTTTCAGTGGTATCTTGGCCGTGTACAGATGCGTGTTGCGGGTTTGTGAGGGCACTGTGGTCGGGTAAGGAGGGCTGATCAGTGAACCGGGTGAGATATTCCACTGCTTCCCTCTGCCCGTCACGCGCCGCCAGATGCAGGGGTAGATTCCCGTCAGAATCCCGAACATTAACATCAGCACCGTACTGCACGAGCATCTCCAGCATGTCCACAAAACCGTCACGCGCTGCGTCGTGCGTCACCGTCAGTCCTTTGACCGGGTCGCGCACGTTCGGGTCTGCGCCGGCATGCAGCAGGGCTTCTGCTACAGCGGGACATCCGAGCTTCACCACCTTCAACAAAAgcaaaatcataataataataataaagataaaaaataatattgttgttttgctttttgGCACTACGCAACAACATTACATATTAACAGTTGTAGCAAAATACTGCATGGCCTAAAAATCTGTTACAAAACAGACAGCGATCTATCCTGTAAAaaacttcatttatttttactagctgccttcatcttggtcagggtcacggtggggaAACGCTGTGGGGAAACGCTGTGGGGAAACACTACATCACACTACATCATGAACAGTgcaaccagtccatcacagcacAGTGTCATTCATTAACTTACTCAAACATAAGAGAAATAAAAGCAGCCATCCTAAACCAAACTATCTAATGAAATCCACATGGACATGAAAAGAACATGCAGAACCTTTCACATGCAGGTGTATATTTATCCACataaagtgtgttttatttattttaatacaaccTAATAAATTGCAAAAACACAaatgttagggttagggtactAATGAGCTAAATCCTCCCTTGGGTAAATTCCAAATTGTCACAGTATGTGTTACATTTGTGTATTAATATTTTAGGAAAAGTCATTTTCTTATTGCATTGAATATGTTTACATATATTTATCAGTTCATAATAGATAAATACAACATATGGTGTAAATACATATTTCTTAATTGTgctgatatactgtattattgtGAAACTGACATTTAAATCACACTTAAAGCATTCCTTCGGCACACAAAAACCACAGTGCATTAATTAATATATCATATTGTAATGTATCCATATTTCCAGAACTGATACTAATCATCAGAATTGCAAATAGTGGCCTAAAATGCTAAATCTGTATTGAATCGGATTTAATATATTTCAGATGACATGCTGCAGACATGTGTAATCTTGGCTGACAGCACATATCATTCCCATAAACATGACACAAAGTGTCTTAAAACTAACCTTTAGTCCAaaattttgtattgtattgttttaatgATTGATTTAATGATAATTAAAACCTCATCAACagcaataacatttattattgccGAGCAAACAAGTGACTTACttctccatttaaaaaaaaacactaaaagtaCATAGCCCCTAATAATTTCTCgatttttcagtttttattaacACTTCAAAAGTCAATTGTATACATATTCGTGTATCAAGTTTTTATACTGTTGGAAACGAGGGTATTAATAACATAAAGGCCTGGGCTTATTTGTTAGGCCTGATAGTCACAAGCAGGTTGCAACAGACCTAACAGGAAATTAGCAGTTAGTTTTATAGCTTAttacatttgttctttttttaattcagtgAATTCAGTGGTCTTGctttataaaaaataactttAATTAGCCAGGGCAATACATTTGAATTCTAATATTATTTCTAGACATGCTGGCATGCCTATGTAAATTCAACTTAATCTCAGAATTGGGTTAATCTTGGTAAACCATTTCCTACataataaaattacaatgtTATAATTAAGTCCaacaatacatttattacacacTAGTTTATTTCAAGTAGAATATTCGGTTCACTGCTACTAGGAAACTACTGCTATTAAGTCAAAGTTATGCTTCCTATATGATTAAAAATCActccatttaaataaaaagctatAGGTTtaggaaattaaaataaaatactttatgTCCTGACCAATGAATAAGTAATAACAGGGCTAAAATACAAAATGCAATACAGGTTGTTGTGAATGATTTGGTATAACCTATATCTGCATTGCTACAGACTTGACATGCGGGATTCCCCTAAATATACACATACCGTATCTGAATGTCAGCATAACTAGTAATTTTGAAGCTGAAACAAaatgctgattaaaatgcagtgtAAGATAATGAGTAATCATACCTCAAATTTTATTCTGACCAGTGtttatcaacaaaatataaggcTGGCAGATATATTTGAATAACATGttgtttatttacataaaaagtaaaagtaaaatattcatacaaaaataaaagtgattttGAAAAACATCAGCTAGCAACAAATGATGACCtatgacttatttatttaattattttaaattttaatgtgGGCCGAAATCAAATGAGGTAAAAACAGTTTAAGAAAAcagatataaatacatattagattatattaaatttagttataatatagaatatgtagtaataataataacgataataataatatataataatatttatgtatagtGTAATGTAGATAGTCGGTATATGAAGAGGAGAAACATTGTTCATTTGTAAGGCTAGTTCTATAAGTTATGGGTCATGACAGGCATAATTGTTACCGATTatgttattattcattaaaataatttcaCAAATACCAAAAATGTATAACATTAATTTACAATATCTTCTTTTTATGATTACACTTTCACTGGACCAGTAAAGGATGGTCTTAGGCATGTTTGTATAGCAATATTTAAAGATTTCCGGTGGTGTAACTGTCTCTACCATATTTTCAGATAAAGTAAGctactaaatagatagataattcTGAATAAAATACTTGGGCATAGTTTTCTCCTAAAACGTACAACATTATCATGTTATATGTATAGCAGAATAGGGCAACATTAAAAATATCctttttctgatattaaacCACTTTTATTTTGATATGTTTTAGAGGGTATTGCATCATTAAAAGATGACCATAGGTAACAAAgtcaatatttttaaataatttgtgtTTTTAGTGGTTGATAGGCTTGTACTGTTTACTATCGCCCATGGTATGTTCCAAAAATGTCCAAAGGTTTTACTTGCCATGTGCATGcattaaatattg is part of the Trichomycterus rosablanca isolate fTriRos1 chromosome 7, fTriRos1.hap1, whole genome shotgun sequence genome and harbors:
- the cdkn2c gene encoding cyclin-dependent kinase 4 inhibitor C; this translates as MMAEAADVNRLSIAAARGDLALTKLILQNNIDVNAKNQFGRTPLQVVKLGCPAVAEALLHAGADPNVRDPVKGLTVTHDAARDGFVDMLEMLVQYGADVNVRDSDGNLPLHLAARDGQREAVEYLTRFTDQPSLPDHSALTNPQHASVHGQDTTEK